The Peribacillus simplex genome contains a region encoding:
- a CDS encoding DUF6985 domain-containing protein, with protein sequence MTINDPIFGELEYEYGWAKDTTIHFFGKETEISLMIDGEEDGKFDEEQYMAYQALMQKWEDLQLSLLQSILDYYKQKRHELGYDIGLNENYPLVETTNQILEMITLDGIVVPYAYIFEGRDIGITFNCTWDIENGLGLRLLNEKIIEVGFQDVAI encoded by the coding sequence ATGACTATAAACGACCCAATTTTTGGTGAACTTGAGTATGAGTATGGTTGGGCTAAGGATACCACTATTCATTTTTTTGGTAAAGAAACTGAGATATCTTTGATGATAGATGGTGAAGAAGATGGAAAGTTTGATGAAGAGCAGTATATGGCATATCAAGCATTAATGCAAAAATGGGAGGATTTACAGCTAAGTTTATTGCAATCAATTTTAGACTATTACAAACAAAAGCGACATGAACTAGGTTATGATATTGGATTAAATGAAAATTATCCATTAGTTGAAACAACTAATCAAATACTAGAAATGATAACTTTAGATGGAATTGTTGTTCCTTATGCGTATATTTTTGAGGGGCGAGATATTGGAATTACTTTTAATTGTACGTGGGATATAGAAAATGGATTAGGGCTTCGTCTATTAAATGAAAAAATAATTGAAGTAGGTTTCCAGGATGTTGCAATTTAA